The Gadus chalcogrammus isolate NIFS_2021 chromosome 10, NIFS_Gcha_1.0, whole genome shotgun sequence genome contains a region encoding:
- the ids gene encoding iduronate 2-sulfatase: MFESLQRYCVCVLIIYTLTPAVVETKAKNVLFIMADDLRTTLGCYGDPLVKTPNIDQLASKSQVFLNAFAQQAVCGPSRTSMLTSRRPDTTRLYDFYSYWRVAAGNYTTLPQYFKSQGYTTMSVGKVFHPGIASNYTDDYPYSWSVPPYHPPSFRYEKEKMCKGAGGGLHANLLCAVDVAEQPGGTLPDLESAAEAVRLLRGLGDDGDDGPFFLAVGFHKPHIPFRIPQEYLSLYPLDQMSLAPDPEVPEGLPSVAYNPWMDLRLREDVMALNTSFPYGPIPKDFQLRIRQHYYAAVSYLDAQVGRLLTALDDSRLADDTMVVFSSDHGWSLGEHGEWAKYSNFDVATQVPLMFYVPGVTFYADWLQPGTIFPFVDVFDRSEHRFKAGHVVRNVVELVDVFPTVSYMAGLDAPDRCPLVSFKEELCTEGDNLAYTFGRLERGKDDEDIAFSQYPRPADVPQVNSDLPLLANIKVMGYSLRSWDYRYTLWLGFDPNTFKANVTDVHAGELYMLADDPLQDHNLYRRSDHQRMLRKTSGLRQSLSLQKRMRLQLLYLTAGMKKSHLKP; encoded by the exons ATGTTTGAATCGCTGCAGagatattgtgtttgtgttctgatCATCTACACTCTGACACCTGCGGTCGTGGAAACTAAAG CGAAAAATGTACTGTTTATCATGGCAGACGACCTCAGGACCACCCTGGGCTGCTATGGGGACCCCTTGGTCAAAACCCCCAACATCGACCAGCTGGCTTCCAAAAGCCAAGTCTTTTTGAACGCGTTCGCCCAG CAAGCGGTGTGTGGCCCTAGTCGTACGTCCATGTTGACAAGCCGCAGACCGGACACCACCCGACTCTACGACTTCTACTCTTACTGGAGGGTCGCCGCTGGCAACTACACCACCCTACCGCAGTATTTCAAATCCCAAGGGTACACCACCATGTCTGTGGGGAAGGTGTTCCATCCAG GCATCGCCTCCAATTACACTGACGACTACCCTTACAGCTGGTCAGTGCCTCCGTACCACCCTCCCTCGTTCCGCTATGAGAAGGAGAAG ATGTGTAAAGGGGCGGGCGGCGGACTCCACGCCAACCTGCTGTGTGCGGTGGACGTGGCGGAGCAACCCGGCGGCACGCTGCCCGACCTGGAGAGCGCCGCGGAGGCCGTGCGGCTGCTGCGGGGCCTGGGGGACGACGGCGACGACGGGCCCTTCTTCCTGGCTGTGGGGTTCCACAAGCCCCACATCCCCTTCAGGATACCACAG gagTACCTGAGCCTGTACCCTCTGGACCAGATGAGCCTGGCCCCTGACCCTGAGGTCCCCGAGGGCCTACCCAGTGTGGCCTACAACCCCTGGATGGACCTCCGCTTGAGGGAGGACGTGATGGCCCTCAACACGAGCTTCCCCTACGGGCCCATCCCCAAAGACTTCCAG CTGCGTATCCGTCAGCACTACTACGCCGCCGTCTCCTACCTGGACGCCCAGGTGGGCCGGCTGCTCACCGCGCTGGATGACTCGAGGCTCGCTGACGACACCATGGTGGTCTTCTCCTCCGATCACG GCTGGTCTCTGGGGGAACACGGGGAATGGGCCAAATACTCCAACTTTGACGTGGCCACTCAGGTTCCCCTCATGTTCTACGTCCCCGGCGTCACCTTCTACGCCGACTGGCTCCAGCCGGGGACCATCTTCCCTTTCGTCGACGTGTTCGACCGATCGGAGCACAGGTTTAAGG CGGGGCACGTGGTCAGGAatgtggtggagctggtggacgTCTTCCCCACCGTCTCCTACATGGCCGGCCTGGACGCTCCAGACCGATGCCCACTCGTGTCCTTCAAG GAAGAGCTCTGCACCGAAGGGGACAACCTGGCCTACACCTTCGGCCGGCTTGAGAGGGGCAAGGATGACGAAGACATCGCCTTCAGCCAGTACCCCAGGCCGGCAGATGTGCCCCAG gtgaactctgacctgCCGCTCCTCGCGAACATCAAGGTCATGGGCTACTCCCTGCGGTCCTGGGACTATCGGTACACCCTGTGGCTGGGCTTTGACCCCAACACGTTCAAG GCCAACGTGACGGATGTCCACGCCGGGGAGCTGTACATGCTGGCCGACGACCCCCTGCAGGACCACAACCTGTACCGCCGCTCGGACCACCAGCGCATGCTGAGGAAGACCAGCGGCCTTCGTCAG TCCCTGAGTCTGCAAAAGAGGATGAGGTTGCAGCTCCTCTACCTCACAGCTGGGATGAAGAAGAGTCATCTGAAGCCGTGA